Within Spinacia oleracea cultivar Varoflay chromosome 4, BTI_SOV_V1, whole genome shotgun sequence, the genomic segment AAAATCAGGCTATAGCGGCAGGTTAATCGACGGGGACCTCGGGACCGTGGGCAGGTTAAATTTAAAATGTAGTTTGCACAAAAAATGATACGGATATTTAGTAGATCAATTAGAGCCGGTAAACGTGTCATATCGGATCGTGTTTGTGTCGAATATAAATGGGTTGAAAAACCTCGACATTAACCCGACTTATTTAATAAACGTGTCATGTCGTGTTGACCCGTTAACTAATCGTGTCGGAAGCTCTTGACACTATACCTGTTTTTTTCGTGTTCGGTTTATGTGGTGTTGTCACGTTTGTTCAATAAATTTGGTTCCATTATAACGTATATATCCCAATATATTaaattattggttgttttttttaaaCGGTTTAGGTGGTGTCAGTTTCGTGTTGAAAATCGCAACACTAACCTACTCATTTAATTAAACGTGTCGTATATGATTGACCATTTTAATTAAACGGATCATAAATCTTGACACTTACCCGATTTTTTTGGTGTGGGGTTATAGTTGTAGGAACTATGACTAATAAGAACAATAATTAGAACAAGCTTATCTGTAACAATGTCGTGGCGTGACACCCATCACTGCCCTAAAGTCAAATTTGCCCCGCTAAGTACACGCGGACTCGTAGCAACCGACCCCCAGGGATACACGACTCCAATCCTTCGGTGTACAACGAAAAACTAGATTGAGAACACCCTTAAGCAATGCCCAGAACAATGGTGGTTTTGTGTTTTCATTTCGGAGAAGAGGAAGAGATTATTTTTCTGTGTGTATTTTTCTGGAAGGGAATGTCGTGTTTTATAGCCAAAACGGTTCAGCTAAAAACAGAAGCACAATCAATTAGTCCTTGATTGATTCCGTAACTGAAGCAATAAATCGGAATAATATCTTCGACGGAAATCAAATCGTCAAAGAAATCAATTAACCGTTACGTCAATCTTGCAAAGATTACAtgaccaaaaataataacggtTAAGCTAAAGGTGCCCCCACCCGCGAACGCGCCACTCGCCCTCCCCCGGCGCGCGTGCGCGCGCGTGTGGCTACTAAACCCACCTCTCTAATCTTCTAACAAATTATTAAAGGATAATGAGATATTTAAATAAGGAAGCATGTGGGGTTTTTTTATCAATGGGGACAATTAAGTTTTCCTTCTTTTGAAGGAACACACTCCAACAATAGTATCGTGTTAGATTTTGCCTTCTCTTAATTCAATGGACATGCCATATTCAATCTTGACGTCTCACACTCTCACCAACTTTGAACAACTTATTAAATTGGAATGGTATGGTCCAATAATATGATAACACCTCACACAGTCTTAATTGCAAGATCCATTACTAAACTTATCCATAGCtgaaaatattactccctccgtcccttaatactcgcaccggtttgaccggtgcggattttaagacatttaaattgacttattaatttaataagtgttagttgatagtgggctattttttttttaatatagttagtggaaaatgtgtaggAGGTGAAGAGTGGTGAGTggaggtgtgaatttttaaatgattttttgtagggaatagggatgtaggtggggttagtaagtaagtgtgagaaataatataatattggtataaattttcatttatagaagcggtacaagtattaagggacggtccgAAAAGGAaggcggtgcgagtattaagggacggagggaatatCAACAAACTGTATATATAGAAGTTGACGGAATCACGGTAATTAAACCTCACATTTCTCCAATAATGGAAAGTTTTATAAAACATAACCTTACCCTCATTTTCCTCATAATATTGGCTGATACAATCATATTGAGTTCTACATTTGTAGAATCATGCAACGCCGTCGACAAAGAGGCGTTACTTCAATTCAAGCGCGGGATCGAGTACGATAGCAGTGGGCAACTAACCACATGGAATCCAAACACCGATTGTTGTACAAGTTGGAACAATGTCAATTGTGATGCTAATACCGGAAGAGTAGTTAAAATCGCCCCATTCCGCCCTTCAAACCCTATGGATCTCGATATCTCTATCTTCGTAAATGGTACAATTTCCCCTTTTCTAGGCAATCTTACTTCTCTAACAGAACTTGACCTTGGTCATTTTCAACAATTTTACCTTGATAATCCGGCTGGAATTCGAGGTCCAATACCACCCCAAATAGGTAAATTATCACAGTTAACCTACCTTTCTGTAGCTCAAAACGTGCTTATTGGTTCAATACCCGCTTCATTTGCTAATCTCCGTCGCCTAAAAACTCTCAACCTTAGCTATAATAGATTGTCCGGTACAATTCCTTACCTTCTTTTTCAGTCCATGAAGTCACTCTCGAATTTATATTTAGAACAAAATAAGCTATCGGGTTCAATACCGTCTTCGATTGTAAATCTGATTTCTCTCGGGGGACTTGACCTCACCAATAATTCATTCTCCAGTGAAATTCCAATTAGTATTGGCAAATTAAAGAACCTCACATCTATTCAATTGTCGTATAACAAGTTTACAGGGAAGATACCGGATTCGTTAAGCGAACTTTCCCAATTAGATACTTTAAAACTCGATCATAATAAACTCACTGGAAGTATTCCGCCAATGGTGTTGAATTTGAAGAAGTTGATTGTTTTCGATGTGTCAAATAATCAGCTTAGTGGAAGAATTCCTCCTCACAGTTCAAGTTTTCCTGCTTCAGCATTTTCGGGTAATGTTGCCCTTTGTGATTCTCCACTCCCTCCTTGTAAGCGttgatttctgaattttatcaACTAAATCCTAGTATCAACTCCGATCCATAAATAATACATACTTGAATTTTTACGATATTGATCACTCTCTGTTTATCCCATTATGTAGCAAAATAATACCCATGTACGGAATAATTAATACtcccctccgtcccggaatacttgacctgttttccttatcgggccgtcccttaatacttgacctgtttctaaaatggaaatattctaacaatattatatcatttcttactccacccctattaacccacctaccccctactccatacagaaaataattaaaaattcaacccctactctcccccaacccccacccctttacacatttcccactaactacattaaaataataccccactatcaactactacctattaaattaaataagtcaattcaagtcccttaaactctgtgccggtcaaaccgggtcgagtattccgggacggagggagtacattgtATGAATATTTTCGATTTATATATTCAAagaatctatttttattttttccttttactTATGATAACGAAGGTTGTTGATCAATGTTGTTCAAGGAAAAACGTAAAATTTACTCCCTCTATCCAGCAATAACGTTccaatttaaaattttgacactatatatttataattgaacttttttttctaaattactccctctgttccggaatactcgcaacggtttgactAGACACACTTGCAAATCctcaactttgaccatcaatatctttaattatatattataaaaacttataaaatattggaGTACTACCTAGATTTTTAGTACcaattattttttctaaattcCAAATTGAAACAAGAAGCTAATATGATTATATTaatggaagaagaagaagaaaacaataggatttcctatttcaattcaattattttttctaaatttcaaattaaaacaaGAAGCTAATGAGATTATATTaatagaagaagaagaaaacaatAGGATCTcctaaagaagaagaagaaaacaatAGGATTGTCCGTGGCTATGCAGGAAAAGTAAAAAACAAGTTAGGAAATAACATCGTGTGGAATCGAACTCGCGCTAGCAGGTTGTTTGACACGAAACTAGACCTGATTAAAAGGCGGGTCGGGCCGGGGCTATAAAAATCTGCCCATTATGTCGTGCCGGGGCAAACTTCGGGCCGATTTTTTTtgtgcccaaaacccgctatttcgggccattttcgggtcgggcctaatttataactaaaattgttgttttacgTTATTCAAAACccgtaatttttttaaaaagttcggGTCGGGCCTGGCCAGGCCCGAAAACCGAGCCGAAAAAGTCTGTCCAAAACCGGTATTTTTCAGGCCGGGCCATCGTTGATCAGCTCTACACGAAACCAAACCACTAGGCTATACGAAGTACGAAGTATCACTTATTGCTAACATATTTCCACAATAATTTATTTGTGTCTTACTTCCATTGACTTAATAGACATTGAGCCTTTTTCCTTGGGGCCAAGGGCGGCGACCCTTATGCCCTGCCCCTAGGACGGGCCTGTTTTTTTTAGTTCAATTGATTCGCCTGTATATAGCCATTGTCATTTATATTACTCCCACCGTTTCTTAATAATCGCCCCATTTTGACCAGAACAGAGTTTTAGGCAATTtcattgacttattaatttattaggtggtactccctccgtctctttttgttttttatgttttcctttttgggtatttcaaaattttctttacatttccttttatattatcacataaataactaagtattctatcaaattttgtgtccaattattattttaaccaattaaattaattgggttatttaatctctcacacttttccagtgggacattaaaattttctcatttcccaatatcagaattttgataaaagtgaaaacattataaataaacgtaatttatcttgtttaaataaaaaatttgaggaatctcaatgcaaattaattattcgttaaaacgcgtgaaaaataccaaacgtaaagaacaaaaagagacggagggagtagttgatagtaggatttttttttttattatagttAGTGAGAAATGTGTCAAATAAAGGGAAAGTGTTGGGGGTGGGatgaatttttaaatgttttttttaggaAGTAAGAATATATGTGAGTCCATGGTAGGTGagagaaatgatataatattagtaaaagtatgacatttatagaaacggaacgagtattaagggacgactttataagaaaagcggagcgagtattaagggacggagggtgtattgattaattaatttttttacacaaaaagtattataaattaatgtaGTATAAATTAATGTATTTACATTAATGATTTTTAAATTAATGCATCAAATTAATGATTTTTAAATTACACAAAAATATTAatgtatttattttaatttcactaaataaattattacattataagaatataataaatatttttttcccttattttattGTCTATCTTATTTACATATGCTCAtagtaaaaaaatataatgttgATAGGAAAAATAATTTGATGGGTCGTGACATACATGGAAACTATGTGATACCATTAAAGCGCGACATATAGGTTTGCGACACATATTAGTTGTTGCAACTTgcaacctttatcatcacctttTTTGGGTCAAAATGAGTAAATGCATTACTTAAAATAAACCATCAGAATATACAACAACTAGTTTGTGCTAATATCATTAGCTTCCACTCCATGTGGAACAAAATTACAGCCATCAAAGGCACAAGCACTGCTTAAAGATAAtgtttccaaaaattaaatgtCATTACAGGATGAGATGATGGTAGTTTTGCAGGGGGGGGATAAGATTAACTCATTGACGCAACAGAGTTAGTTGGGTCTTGGCTTTCTTTGTCACATGATCCACATCCTTCAGTTGTTCTATTCTTCTTGACTTCAAACAAAGGCTTCCTTGGCTTCTTAGCAATTCCCTGCATTTTCCATAAATATTAGAAAGacatgttgttgttgtttcttCATCATTTAAGCTATCAACTGTACTTTACAATCAGAAATAATAGTCACCCATGTCCACTGCCTCACATTGATCCATGAAATACAAGGAGTATAGCTTGTGTTTCATCAGCAATAGGTGCCACTGAAGTGGTGGTACcggctgaaggaaatatgtccttccctcaatgtgcattagtctaataccaaggttcagattaattacgaacaattaattcactgagatcaagtgatcgaaacaactggctggagcaatgcttccgaccagtgagttctaatctatattaggctcacagcttactcttgactgaacctataaggtcacaccattagCATGTAACGGATCaccggaaattcatttaatcgATTTTCGGGAATATAGTtcgaaaaaacataaatatacgacatgacgttggatcggaatcgtatatcgtattgcgtatattcgtaagctaggcgaaacgaataatcgtatacgcacgacattggatcgtcaagcaCTATAcgataaggtcacaccattagCATGTAACGGATCaccggaaattcatttaatcgATTTTCGGGAATATAGTtcgaaaaaacataaatatacgacatgacgttggatcggaatcgtatatcgtattgcgtatattcgtaagctaggcgaaacgaataatcgtatacgcacgacattggatcgtcaagcaCTATACGATAAATAAATCGTCGTAAGGCATTGGACGCAAATACGAgaaggcaacgctgccagcccgacgagccaagcgcgcaagcacGGAAGGCCCATCagtcagagaacaaagtattcgttgctcgtgacgatgTCTTTttgaaagaaatcacattttcaaattgacaagtgggagaataatagacctcaaagagattcgagacgaacaacgaaccaagaactctttagaagaaattcaaggtgaagaacctccaaggccttcaGAAAAGcaagtgggagtagttcctcaagacgttgttgcccctcgtaagtcacatagaactaaggttcagccggacagatggacaggtgtCCTCTTGATTGAAAACTTAGAAGCTCTCATAATAGATATTGCTGAAAACCTACAagtaagctatgacgagcccaagatcCACAAAATGGTTAGAGACCATGAGTAGTATTTTTAGGCCGCAGCCATGAGGCCGCGCCAAgctacaagcaaggcagcagccccatgggccgcgccaagctacaagcaaggcagcagctcatAGGCCGCGCCAAGCatgcggcaaggcagcagcacatGGGCTGCACCCAGCTTGCGTGCAGCAGCTGCGAGGCCTGCGAGGCATGGGCCGCAGCGCCGTGGGCCGAGGCAGCTCGAGCAACCCACgtgggcccttgtggctgcgttgggttgttcgtcttgggctccaagaaatatctgattgcttaattcccaagtaaccttggattaagtattcctagttttactagaattcaaataattaagagtttaattatagttgcaattctaattgaataagaatttcaatcctggtaggtttggtaattctattcctagtaaaactcaaatgcttatttcctacactataaatataaggctatggcctcataattatacacatcaattgaattgaaaacatattctttattcccattgtgttcaagggagaacataatacaagcctacccgaatacataaaaccttaagtaaaatcctagttggttgaacctaaggcggatccgaacgtgttgtggcctttctacggaggggcaacgtttggggccctaaagacttgttcttgttcggttcgggagcaggtagggaagacacgcatcacattgtatgacacctaaattatgctaattgactatgtgacaattaatttggattatggctttatggtttttccgcatgaattatattgttgtattattcataacctaacacataccGCCAATCATGTTTTTAATTGGTGAGACGGATTTCTTCAGCATGAGCATAGACAAGTTGGTGATAGATAGAAAGAAACCTCGTTGTTGCTGTTGTATAATATTAGAGGTCATGTAAATTTTAGGTCAAATTTGATAAAC encodes:
- the LOC110782654 gene encoding MDIS1-interacting receptor like kinase 2, coding for MGAFVSPEVWMELLGREKIEVEKNAVNASLVISLCFDNSLIGNKFLVEMYNYLTTVFQGKNEEVSAVTVYLIVCCWSRHARKETSGVYGEHLKLRGYLVNKVKLLESCNAVDKEALLQFKRGIEYDSSGQLTTWNPNTDCCTSWNNVNCDANTGRVVKIAPFRPSNPMDLDISIFVNGTISPFLGNLTSLTELDLGHFQQFYLDNPAGIRGPIPPQIGKLSQLTYLSVAQNVLIGSIPASFANLRRLKTLNLSYNRLSGTIPYLLFQSMKSLSNLYLEQNKLSGSIPSSIVNLISLGGLDLTNNSFSSEIPISIGKLKNLTSIQLSYNKFTGKIPDSLSELSQLDTLKLDHNKLTGSIPPMVLNLKKLIVFDVSNNQLSGRIPPHSSSFPASAFSGNVALCDSPLPPCKR